The following are from one region of the Gryllotalpicola protaetiae genome:
- a CDS encoding FadR/GntR family transcriptional regulator has protein sequence MAVTDEAILKIKNMIIDGHLRPGDRLPPEKELSESLGLSRSSLREAVKALEIIRVLDVRRGDGTFVTSLEPGLLLEAMSFVVDLHEDASVLELFAVRRILEPAAAAMATVRATDADAERLRAMVTAVSAEASLDDLVEHDVAFHHGIAELAGNGYLTSLLDSLSGGTMRARVWRGLTQENVVERTLAEHAAIVGALASGDAELARARAAVHIAGVEDWLRRAARG, from the coding sequence ATGGCCGTCACGGATGAGGCGATCCTCAAGATCAAGAACATGATCATCGACGGCCACCTGCGCCCCGGCGATCGCCTGCCGCCCGAGAAGGAGCTCAGCGAGTCGCTCGGCCTCTCACGCAGCTCGTTGCGGGAGGCGGTGAAGGCGCTCGAGATCATCAGGGTGCTCGATGTGCGCCGCGGCGACGGCACCTTCGTGACGAGCCTCGAGCCAGGGCTGCTGCTCGAGGCGATGTCGTTCGTCGTCGACCTGCACGAGGACGCGTCGGTGCTCGAGCTGTTCGCCGTGCGGCGGATTCTGGAGCCCGCGGCGGCTGCGATGGCGACGGTGAGGGCGACGGATGCCGATGCCGAGCGTCTGCGCGCCATGGTCACTGCCGTCTCGGCCGAGGCCTCTCTCGACGACCTTGTCGAGCACGACGTCGCGTTCCATCACGGCATCGCCGAGCTCGCCGGCAACGGCTACCTGACGAGTCTGCTCGACAGCCTCTCCGGGGGCACCATGCGCGCTCGCGTCTGGCGCGGGCTCACGCAGGAGAACGTGGTCGAACGCACCCTCGCCGAGCATGCCGCGATCGTCGGCGCCCTCGCCTCGGGCGACGCCGAGCTCGCCCGGGCGCGCGCCGCGGTGCACATCGCGGGCGTCGAGGACTGGTTGCGCCGAGCGGCGCGGGGATGA
- a CDS encoding L-fuconate dehydratase, producing the protein MSLIAEFDTHDVRFPTSLLLDGSDAMNPDPDYSAAYVRIGTDAGDSGHAFVFTIGRGNDVEVAAIKALAPYVLGQSAEELLADLGGVWRRLQHDSQLRWLGPEKGVMHMAIGAVVNALWDLRAKRAGKPLWRLLAELSPEELVDLVDFRYLSDALTRDDALELLRRAEPGRAERIARLEAEGYPAYTTTPGWLGYTDEKLARLSREAVAEGFPQIKLKVGASLDDDRRRLAIAREAVGPGIRIAVDANQRWDVDEAIEWMRALAPFDIAWIEEPTNPDDVLGHAAIARAISPIPVATGEHGANRVMFKQFLQAGALQVLQIDYTRVSGVNENLANLLLAAKFGVPVCPHAGGVGLCEAVQHLAMFDFVALSGTFDDRMIEFVDHLHEHFVTPVDVHDGRYWPPAAPGAGTEMHAASIAEYEFPADV; encoded by the coding sequence GTGAGTCTCATCGCCGAGTTCGACACGCACGACGTGCGCTTCCCGACGTCCCTCCTGCTCGACGGCTCAGACGCCATGAACCCCGACCCCGACTACTCCGCGGCGTACGTGCGCATCGGCACGGACGCCGGCGACAGCGGTCACGCGTTCGTCTTCACGATCGGGCGCGGCAACGACGTCGAGGTCGCGGCGATCAAAGCCCTCGCCCCCTACGTGCTCGGGCAGAGCGCAGAAGAGCTGCTCGCCGACCTCGGCGGCGTCTGGCGCCGACTGCAGCACGACTCGCAGCTGCGCTGGCTCGGGCCGGAGAAGGGCGTTATGCACATGGCGATCGGCGCGGTCGTGAACGCCCTGTGGGACCTGCGCGCGAAGCGGGCGGGCAAGCCGCTGTGGCGACTGCTCGCCGAGCTGAGCCCGGAGGAGCTCGTCGACCTCGTCGACTTCCGGTACCTGAGCGACGCGCTCACCCGCGACGACGCGCTCGAACTGCTGCGTCGCGCAGAGCCCGGCCGCGCCGAGCGCATCGCCCGCCTCGAGGCCGAGGGCTACCCGGCCTACACGACCACCCCCGGCTGGCTCGGCTACACCGACGAGAAGCTCGCGCGGCTCAGCCGCGAGGCCGTCGCCGAGGGGTTCCCGCAGATCAAGCTCAAGGTCGGGGCGAGCCTCGACGACGACCGGCGGCGACTCGCCATCGCGCGCGAGGCGGTCGGCCCAGGCATCCGTATCGCCGTCGATGCCAACCAGCGCTGGGACGTCGACGAAGCGATCGAGTGGATGCGCGCGCTCGCACCCTTCGACATCGCCTGGATCGAGGAGCCGACGAACCCCGACGACGTGCTCGGGCACGCGGCCATCGCGCGCGCCATCTCGCCGATTCCGGTCGCGACCGGCGAGCACGGCGCGAACCGCGTGATGTTCAAGCAGTTCCTTCAGGCAGGCGCGCTGCAGGTGCTGCAGATCGACTACACGCGGGTCTCGGGCGTGAACGAGAACCTCGCGAATCTGCTGCTGGCCGCGAAGTTCGGGGTGCCGGTGTGCCCGCACGCGGGCGGCGTCGGTCTGTGCGAGGCGGTGCAGCACCTCGCGATGTTCGACTTCGTGGCGCTCTCGGGCACATTCGACGACCGCATGATCGAGTTCGTCGACCACCTGCACGAGCACTTCGTCACGCCGGTCGATGTGCACGACGGGCGGTACTGGCCACCCGCTGCGCCGGGGGCCGGCACAGAGATGCATGCCGCCTCGATCGCCGAGTATGAGTTCCCTGCGGATGTCTGA
- a CDS encoding fumarylacetoacetate hydrolase family protein, with translation MRFARLGPAGSETPVLIDGGVAYDLRPVAVDIDGGFLSGRGPARAAEALAAGELVPLDGADRLRIGAPIARPSAVLCIGMNYAAHAAESGSAPPAVPIVFLKTPNTVVGPNDDVEIPRGSEKTDWEVELGIVIGQRALYLDSPADSLAHVAGFVLANDLSERTWQLEISGGQWGKGKSAPGFCPVGPWLVTPDEVDHADLRLRSFVNDEPRQDSTTADLIFGVETIVWQLSQYLALEPGDLILTGTPQGVALSGRFPYLRAGDVVDLEIEGLGHQRQVFVAAGSGAGAGSR, from the coding sequence GTGAGATTCGCGCGACTCGGCCCAGCGGGCAGCGAGACCCCGGTGCTGATCGATGGCGGGGTCGCGTACGACCTGAGACCCGTCGCCGTCGACATCGACGGGGGATTCCTGTCGGGCCGCGGGCCGGCGCGTGCGGCGGAGGCGCTGGCAGCGGGCGAACTCGTGCCGCTCGACGGCGCCGATCGGCTGCGCATCGGCGCGCCGATCGCCCGGCCGAGCGCCGTGCTGTGCATCGGCATGAACTACGCGGCGCACGCCGCCGAGTCGGGCTCGGCGCCGCCCGCAGTGCCGATCGTGTTCCTGAAGACGCCGAACACGGTGGTCGGGCCGAACGACGACGTCGAGATCCCGCGCGGCAGCGAGAAGACCGACTGGGAGGTCGAGCTCGGCATCGTGATCGGGCAGCGCGCGCTCTACCTCGACTCGCCGGCCGATTCGCTCGCGCATGTGGCCGGCTTCGTGCTCGCCAACGACCTGTCCGAGCGCACCTGGCAGCTCGAGATCTCCGGCGGCCAGTGGGGCAAGGGCAAGTCCGCGCCGGGGTTCTGCCCAGTCGGGCCGTGGCTCGTGACGCCCGATGAGGTCGACCACGCCGACCTGCGCCTGCGCAGCTTCGTGAATGACGAGCCCCGGCAGGACTCAACGACCGCCGACCTCATCTTCGGCGTCGAGACGATCGTGTGGCAGCTCAGCCAGTACCTCGCGCTTGAGCCGGGCGACCTGATTCTCACCGGCACGCCGCAGGGGGTGGCCCTGTCCGGGCGCTTCCCGTACCTCAGGGCCGGCGACGTCGTCGACCTCGAGATCGAGGGGCTCGGGCACCAGCGGCAGGTGTTCGTCGCGGCGGGCTCGGGCGCGGGCGCGGGCTCGCGGTGA
- a CDS encoding SDR family NAD(P)-dependent oxidoreductase, whose product MSGEFDGLVAVVTGGASGIGAAITAELGARGGSVAVLDRDVSGASSDVFAVVADVTDDESVRAAIESVVARFGRLDIVINNAGVGAQGGVEDNADAEWHRVFDVNVVGMVRVARAALPHLRESPAAAIVNTCSVAANVGLPQRALYSATKGAVLGLTRAMAADHLREGIRVNCVNPGTADTPWVARLLSSAADPAAERAALEARQPHGRLVSAAEVADAVAYLASPRSRSTTGTSLTVDGGMESLRLRPAED is encoded by the coding sequence GTGAGCGGGGAATTCGACGGGCTCGTCGCGGTAGTGACGGGTGGCGCATCGGGCATCGGCGCGGCGATCACGGCCGAGCTGGGCGCGCGTGGCGGCAGCGTCGCGGTGCTCGACCGCGACGTCTCCGGGGCGTCGAGCGACGTGTTCGCCGTGGTCGCGGACGTGACGGATGATGAATCCGTTCGCGCCGCCATCGAGTCGGTCGTCGCGCGGTTCGGGCGGCTCGACATCGTGATCAACAACGCGGGCGTCGGCGCGCAGGGCGGCGTTGAGGACAATGCGGATGCCGAATGGCACCGCGTCTTCGACGTGAACGTCGTCGGCATGGTGCGCGTCGCGCGCGCGGCGCTGCCGCACCTGCGTGAGTCGCCTGCGGCCGCCATTGTGAACACCTGCTCCGTCGCGGCGAACGTCGGGCTGCCGCAGCGCGCGCTCTACTCGGCCACGAAGGGGGCGGTGCTCGGCCTGACGCGGGCGATGGCCGCGGACCACCTGCGGGAAGGCATCCGTGTCAACTGCGTGAACCCGGGCACCGCGGACACGCCGTGGGTCGCGCGCCTGCTGTCGTCGGCTGCGGACCCCGCCGCCGAGCGCGCCGCGCTCGAGGCGCGGCAGCCGCACGGGCGGCTCGTCTCTGCGGCGGAGGTGGCCGATGCGGTCGCCTACCTCGCCAGCCCGCGCTCGCGTTCAACGACGGGAACGAGCCTCACGGTCGACGGCGGTATGGAGTCGCTGAGGCTCCGGCCTGCGGAGGACTGA
- the dcd gene encoding dCTP deaminase — translation MLLSDRDIKSELDSGRIALEPYEPVMIQPSSIDVRLDRFFRLFSNHKYPFIDPAENQPDLTHLVEVEGDEPFILHPGEFVLGSTYERVTLPDDVAARLEGKSSLGRLGLLTHSTAGFIDPGFTGHVTLELSNVATLPIKLWPGMKIGQMCFFRLSSAAEKPYGSADYSSRYQGQRGPTASRSYLNFHRTDISGATATESGRPEN, via the coding sequence GTGCTGCTCAGCGACCGCGACATCAAGTCCGAACTCGACAGCGGCCGGATCGCACTCGAACCGTACGAGCCCGTGATGATCCAGCCGTCGAGCATCGACGTGCGCCTCGACCGCTTCTTCCGGCTGTTCTCGAACCACAAGTACCCCTTCATCGACCCGGCCGAGAACCAGCCCGACCTCACGCACCTGGTCGAGGTCGAGGGCGACGAGCCGTTCATCCTGCACCCGGGCGAGTTCGTGCTCGGCTCGACCTATGAGCGCGTCACGCTGCCCGACGACGTCGCGGCCCGCCTCGAGGGCAAGAGCTCGCTCGGCCGCCTCGGCCTGCTGACGCACTCGACCGCCGGCTTCATCGACCCGGGATTCACCGGGCACGTGACCCTCGAGCTGAGCAACGTCGCGACCCTGCCGATCAAGCTGTGGCCCGGCATGAAGATCGGGCAGATGTGCTTCTTCCGCCTGTCGAGCGCGGCTGAGAAGCCGTACGGCTCGGCCGACTACAGCTCGCGCTACCAGGGCCAGCGCGGCCCGACGGCGTCGCGCAGCTACCTCAACTTCCACCGCACCGACATCAGTGGCGCCACCGCCACCGAGAGCGGCCGACCAGAGAACTGA
- a CDS encoding TetR/AcrR family transcriptional regulator has translation MSLKEDSQTPQRRRGEALENALLDAAWDELDEKGYDGFTIESVAERAKTSRAVVYRRWASKPELVTATVARWAQQGRAIVPDTGTLRGDLLEIFRRANETRAPYAVLMSARLGAYYAETGTSFADLRETFLSGRTSTLDTVLNRAAARGEIDAAKLTPRIRAVAFDLYRHELLMTLKPVPEDVIESIIDEVVLPLMKKG, from the coding sequence ATGTCTCTTAAAGAAGATTCGCAGACTCCGCAGCGCCGCCGCGGCGAGGCGCTCGAGAACGCCCTGCTGGATGCCGCGTGGGACGAGCTCGACGAGAAGGGCTACGACGGATTCACCATCGAGTCCGTCGCCGAGCGGGCGAAGACCAGCCGGGCGGTCGTCTACCGCCGCTGGGCCTCGAAGCCCGAACTCGTCACCGCTACCGTCGCCAGGTGGGCCCAACAGGGCCGGGCGATCGTGCCCGACACCGGCACCCTGCGCGGCGACCTGCTCGAGATCTTCCGCCGCGCCAACGAGACCCGCGCGCCCTACGCGGTTCTCATGAGCGCGCGCCTCGGCGCCTACTACGCAGAGACGGGCACGAGCTTCGCCGACCTGCGCGAGACGTTCCTCAGCGGCCGCACCAGCACGCTCGACACCGTGCTGAACCGCGCCGCGGCGCGCGGCGAGATCGATGCGGCCAAGCTCACCCCTCGCATCCGCGCCGTCGCATTCGACCTGTACCGCCACGAGCTGCTGATGACCCTCAAGCCCGTGCCGGAGGACGTCATCGAGTCGATCATCGACGAGGTCGTTCTGCCCCTGATGAAAAAGGGATAG